The nucleotide sequence TCGCCCACTTCGACGTGAACGACGCGACCGAGAAGTACACCGACCGACTCAACGAGTTCGACTCCTTCATCCAGATCGAACAGGGGTACGCGACGCTGATGCGCTACCTCCGCGAGGAACACGGTGGACTCTCCTTTTTCGTCGGCGGCGACAACATCATCGCCGTCACGCCCGAGATGACGTCCGACGACTACCGGAACGCCATCGACCACGTCGAGGAGGCCGTCGGCGTCGACCTCAAGGTCGGTGTCGGCCGTGGCGCCTCCGCTCACGAGGCGGGGATGGCGGCGAAACACGCCCTGGAGGAGTGTCGCCACCGTGGGACCGCGGTCGAGCGCGGCGACGTGACGGCGGACGGCGACGGCGAGTAGGTTACGCCTCGATGACGGCTTCGCCCACGTCGAAGTTCTGGGCTTCGAGCGCCTCTTCCATCGCCGTCAGCAGGCAGGCGACGTTCTGTCGACGCGCGGAGTAGCCCATGCACCCGATCCGCCAGACGTCGCCTTCGAGGGCACCGAGACCGCTCGCGATCTCGATGTCGTACTCCTCCATCAGGAACTCGATGACGGCGGTGTCGTCGACGCCGTCCGGCACCTCGATGGTGTTCAGGCTGGGCAGCCAGTACTCCTTCTCGGCCGCGGGTTCGAGGCCGAGTTGCTGGAGCCCCTCCCGGAGTTCGCCCGCGACCTCGCGGTGGCGCTCCCAGCGGTTCTCCAGGCCCTCCTCGGCCACGAGGCGAAGCGCCTCGCGGAGCCCGTAGAAGTTCGTGGTCGGGGCGGTGTGGTGGTAGTTACGCTCGTCGCCCCAGTACTCCATGACGAGGTCGAGGTCGAGATACCAGGAGCCGGTGTCGGTCTCCCGGTTCAACACCTTCTCGCGGGCGCGGTCGTTCATCGTCAGCGGCGTCGCCCCGGGGGTACAGGAGAGACATTTCTGGGGGCTGCCGTAGGCGGCGTCGATGCCCCACTCGTCGAGGTGGAGTTCGACGCCCGAGAGGGACGTGACACAGTCCGCGAGCACGAGCGCGTCGTGGTCGTGGGCGATGTCGGTCAGCTCCGGGACGTTGGGCTGGCGAACACCCGTGCTGGTCTCGGCGTGGATGAACCCGAAGACGTCGGGCTGGTGTTCGTCGAAAGCGTCGGCCACGTCCGCCGGCTGGAGCGGCTCGCCCCAGGGGGCGTCGACGGTCACCACGTCGCCGCCCGCACGGCGAGCGAGTTTCCCCATGCGGTCGCCGAAGTACCCGTTCGTGGGGACCAGCATCGTATCGCCCGGCTCGACGAGGTTGCCGATGGCCGTCTCCATCGCGGCCGTGCCCGTCCCGCTCGTGGCCAGCGTCCACTCGTTGTCCGTCTGGAACGTGTACCGCAGCAGCTCCTGGATGTCGTCCATGATCTCCAGGAAGGCCGGGTCCATGTACCCGAGCGCCTGCGTCGACATCGCGCGCAGGACACGTGGGGCGATCATGCTCGGGCCGGGACCCATCAAGATCCGTGACGGCGTGTCGAATTCGCTCGTGTCAGGTGGGCTCTTCATACCGGACCCGAAGGGCGAGCGGAATAAAAACCTGGGTGTTCGTGGCAATACATCGTCGAAGTTCGATTCGACGATTGCTACATGCAGACGTTTCACGTGGTGGCAGGTGTCATCCCCACCGCGCCCACGCGAACCGCCAGCCGAGCGTCAGAACCGCCACGACGACGTAGGCGCCGATCAGCGAGGCGAGGAAGTAAAGCGCCAGTCGCACGGGCGGCATGGTCTCCGCGGAGACGGCGGCGCTGACGCTGTAGGCGAGAGCGAGCGCGTGATGGTACCAGTCGAACGGCCAGGCCGACTCGCCGCCGTCCGTCGGGTCCGGAAACGACTCCCCGTCCGGTGGTGCGGACATACGTCCGCGTCGACGGCCCGCGTGAAAAGCGGCGGGGCCACGCGTCCGACGCGACCTCCCACAGGAACTTTGGCGACGCCGCGCCAGCGCCTCCCTATGGACCGCCGCGCGTTCCTCGCTGCCCTCCACGCCGCTCTGCTCCCTACCGGCTGTCTGACCGCGCCCGACGGTGGCGGCGACGCCTCGACTACCCCCGATGGATCGACGGCGACGCCCGAGGGCGACCGTACCTCGTCCACCCCCGATTCCGACCGGATCGCCATCGTCGTCACCAACGGCCGTGACGCCACCCTCGACGTCACGCTGACTGTCACGAGCGACGGCGACCGCGTGTACCGCGGGACCGTCGCCGTCGGCGCGGGCGCGCGACGGACCGTCGACCCCGGCATCGATCGGACGGGTGCGTACGAACTGACCGTGGCGCTCCCCGACGGGAGCGAGTCCGTTCGCCCCTTCGACGTCGAGGAGTACGACCGCCGGACGGGGGCGAACCTGATCGTCGAAATCGGCGAGCGGATTCGGATCCTGATGGAGGAGTGATCGACCGGCGGTTCGTCGTCGCTATTCCATTCGAGACTGATCCGAGGTTGGGGGGGTTGTGAACTCCTCCTCTGGAAGAGATATCTGTTCCACTCCTCTCGGTAGTCCGGTGATAACGTAGACGATCAGGGGACGTAAAGTGCAAAAATAGTAATATTTATAAATATGATCTAATTAACATGTAGCCATGAGTGAACTTGAAACCACAAAAGAGTTCACAGGAGAAATGGGATTTACGTTCTTTGTCGCGGCCTTTTGTTGTCTACCGTACGGAATTTATAATTACTATTCAAACAGGGAAGAGAGAGTGATCTGCCCGGAGTGCAGGGAGACGGCCGACATGCAGGCATCGACGTGCCCTAATTGTCAGGAAGATCTAGATCAGTACAAATAATGGATAATGGAAAACCCGCTAAAGAAACTGGTTAGAAAGGTCGGAAAAGAGGACCCGCTGCTGCTAGCGCATCATCCTACCTGCGAGTATTATTCCCATCATGTGGTCGAATTATACGGACAGAAGCTCTGTATGGGCTGCTTCATTGTGTATCCCGTTGGCTTTGTCTCCTTATTCGCTCTAATCGTATTGCGTTTGACTGTATTCAGCGAACAAATAGCGAATACAACGACACTCTCGTTGTATATGATCGGATTTCTGCTCATTTCACCAAAGGTTTTACTCAAAATCATCCCCGGGCGGCGAACGAGCTGGCAGAGAATATTGACAAAGGCTACATTAGCCGTCGGTTTGGCGTTTGTCACTCTTCCCTTCGTTTTCAGGCCGAGTGAGCGGGTCCTCACCCTGTGTTTGTTTTTCGGCTTCCTCATCCCCTACGTCGGGTACAAGGCCTGGACAGCGACTGACGACTGTGAGGGCTGCCCAGAAGCCGACGATTTCCCTAATTGCTCTGGCATGTCCTTCGATGGGACCTATACGTACTCCACAGACGATCAGGACCGGTAAAAATCACTCACTCCCGCTTAGCAACTCTGGGATCCACTATAGTAGCGATTGAAACTGTTTGCACAGCCGACCGTACGCAGTACTGGGATCGGCTGTGTGATGACTTTCAATCGCTACTATAGTTAGCAGTGGACACGTCAGGAAGAGAGCCGTGCGTACGTTTGGACGGCGCCGAACCGCTCGGCGAGCGGATGGCCCGCGACCTCCACCTCGACGAGGCGTTCGAGGAAGTCATGGAGAAACGCGGGCGGGCCGACATGCCCCCCGAGAAGGAGCTTCTGATAGGGACGCTCATCCTCGCCGGCACGGTCGTGCTCTCGAAGACCGACCTGCCGGCGCAGGCCCTCTCGGAGGTGGGCGGGGACGCTTGACCGGGCAAAAGAGCGGATGATGCGCGAGGCGATGGGACAGGTGACGCCCTCGGAGACCCCCCGTCGCCCAGGCCTTCGCCGACGTCATCGCGAACATCGAGGCCCGGCAGATGGCCGCGGTCTCCCGACTCGCCGAGGCCGCCGACGTCGACGGGGCCTACCTGGTCGCTCCTCAAGACGTCAAGCTTCCCGAAGCCATCAAACTCCTCGCGACGACCGGCCGCGGCAAGGTCCCGTCCATCCGGATCACCCAACGACTCCAAGAGATCGACGAGGCAGTCATCTCCCGAAACAACGCGAACCTGCTCGGCGGTTTCGGGAGCGACCGTGATCGTGGGAAGCTCGACGCCGAGTACCCTGTAGAGGTGCACAACCCCGAGGCCGACCAAGTGCCGAACCTCCCCGCCGAACTCCATCACCCCGAGGACGGTCCCGTCCCCTGCAGAAGACCGAGGTTGACGGCGTGGTCCGGTCGAGCGAGTGGACCTATCGACCGACGAGGGCGAGATGGAACGGCTGGACTCGGCGAGCATCGAGATGACGGCTAAACACTACGGCGGGAGTGACCAGAAACTCCGCCATCCCTTCGACTCATGACCGAACCCAAAGAACCGATCACGCTGTACGGATCGAAGGCCGCCCGATTCAGGGAGATACGGGATCAACTCGAAGACGAGTACGGCGTTCGGCCGACGAACCCGGAGGGGGTGTTCGAACTCATCAAGAAGTGGGACGGGCCGACCTGAGTCAGTCCCAGACCGTCTCGACTTCGGATTCCTGTATGACCCCGTCCGAGGTGATGATCGCGTCCGTTTCCTGGGCTCGGTCGCTGGCGACGATCATGCCGTCGTGAATACTGAACTCGTCGACCATTGCGGCGTACTCGAGGAGTTCGGCGTCGTTGACGGGCGCGATAGAAATCGGCCCTTCACCGACTAACGCCTGCCGCGTTTCCTCCGGCGTTCCGGTGAGTGTGACCCCGCGGACATCCCCGTCCCGAGAGACGGCGTAGAGAACTTCTGCGAGGGCCGTGCTCGGCGCTTGAATCACCGTCTCTCCGGCTTCCGCTTCGGCGAATATCCGATCCGCTCTGGGCGGAAGCGAATCGACGAGATACACCAACAACGCGACCGCGTCGGCCGTGTACGTCGCCACGATTAGGCTTCCTCGTAGTTGCGGTCACGGCGCTCGCGGACGCGCTGTTCGAGTTCCTCCGCAACGGCTTCGCGTTCTTCTTCGGAGGTGTCGTCAGGCAGGAGCATCCCGCGTCCCGACGTGCGCGTGCGCTTCTTGACGACGATACCCTCCTCCGTATCCATCCAGACGACCTCGTCGCCCGGTTCGAGGTCGTACTTCTCGCGCAGTTCTTTCGGGATCGTCGTCTGTCCCTTCTCGGTGACGCGCGTCGACTTGCTCATACTCGGTAATACTCGTCGTAATACCTTAGCTGTTAGGTGAATCCTCATAGAACCTATTCCGTTCTAAGAGAGTCTTGCGCGGTCGATTACAAGCGAACGTCCATTTGGTCGGAGCGTCGCATGGGAGAACTTGCAGACAGCTTCGACACGCTCGCGGACTCGGACATGTGGACCGACATCGGCATCCTGTTCGGGTCGTTCCTCGCGGGCACGGTCGTACGGAACCTGATCGAACCGCACTCGCCGTGGGATCTCCCCGACGAGGTGTACGGTGTGGCTATCGTACTCGGCGCCGGCTACCTCCCCGAGGGGACGAACATAGCCCGAATGGGCGGTGGTCTCTACACCGTCGACAAGCTCGCCGAACGGCTCGACCTGAAACAGCGCGTCACCTCCGTCGGTGACGGGGGCGGTAACTGATGGTCGAGATCTTCGTCGTGGAGGGAGAAACCAGCGACGTCGTCGAGACCGAGACCAACACCCCCCCGGGGTGATGACGCCCATCGCCAAGATCACACCGTACCGGGGCACCTTCTTGCGCCTGCTCAACCGCGTGGCCAAGGGCTCCGAGCAGGGCGTCCCGATCTACGCCAAGCTCCGAGACAGCAACGGCGACCTGCTCGCCGTCTCGACGAAGCTTCAGTTCGAGATCTCGCCCGCGGGGACCGACGAGCAGGTCGACGATCGGACGGGGGGCGAGTGATGCTGGTCCCCTGTCCCGATCCCGACGACGCCCCGTTCAACGAGACGGTGAGCGCCACACTCGCGCCGGGGCAGAAGCTCACGGCCGAGTTCACGCCCGAACAGAGCGAGACCCCGATGTACCTGCCGATCCTCGCGGTCTCGAAGTACAAGACCTTCAAGATAGGAATGGGGTTGGAGGGATTTGAACCCCCGATCGACTGATATCTCCGGTTGCGCCTCGGTACTCCAGAGGGTCGTCGTCGCGCGGCGATGATCAGTCGCGCGCTCGGTATATCAGCTGGAGTGTCGTCACCGGGCGTGGCCTCTGGAGTCAGTCGCCATGCCGGGCTTGGCCACAACCCCTCGCTACTTCGTTACCCGAAGGACCGTAAAGGGATTTCGGTTATCGGTCGGCGTCGGACCAGTCGCAGTCCTGACACTTGTAGCCCGTGATGAGTTCGGTAACCGTGGGCATATACGAGACGGCGAGGACGTCGCCCCCGCACTCCGGACACGCCCTGTCGGCGTCCTCGATGCCGTCGGCTTCCATCGGTCGTTCGCCCTCGATCAGTTCGGCCAGTCGCTCGGGGGTCACCATGCGGCCCTGGACTACGCGGTTTGACATACGTCGACGGTGGGCGTGGAGACGGGTAAGCCCTGTGTACCGGCAGTCGGCGGGCGGGGACAGTCGCCGCCGACCCGGCGGCGACCCCCCGCGTCGACGACCGGTAGCTTTTGGTACTATGGAGTGGTATGGATGGATACGTACACCACCGATATGCACGGGGTAACACTCGGTCAACACGGCGGCGAGGTGGGGTGGCTGTGACAGCACCGTACAACTACGACGGGATGCTCGATCTGGGGCCGGAGTCGGGGTCGACGTACGTCTGCTCCAGGTGCGAAACGACGTTCGAGGAAGACCTCTGTCTCTGCCCGGTCTGTGGAACGCTCACCGTCGAGCGGCGCTCGCGGTCCGCGGACTCCTGATACTGTTCGCGGTGAGTCATTACCGGTGGCTCGACGGACTGTCCTGGCGAACCAGGGGGACACAGTTACAGTACCCCGACCCCGTCGGCGACGCGTGAGCACGCTGGGCGGGAGAAATAACTTTGAGGGAGCCGTCGTTATGGGTGGGTAGCCGGTTCGATTCGGCCATCACATGAGCTCACCACCCTGCGTCCTCGTCGTCGAAGACGAAATCGAGTTGGCCGAACTGTTCGCCGAGTGGCTCTCGGAGGACTACGAGGTGCGCGTGGCGACAAGTGGGGAGGAGGCCCTCGAACGGGCCGACGAGGACGTCGACGTGGTGTTGCTGGATCGACTGATGCCCGGGCTCTCGGGCGACGAAGTGCTCGAACGGATTCGCGACCAGGACCTCTCGGTCAGGGTCGCGATGGTGACTGCCGTCGAGCCCGACTTCGACGTCCTCGAGATGGGGTTCGACGACTACGTGGTCAAACCCCTCTTTCGGGAGGACGTGCGCCGACTCGTCCGTGGGCTCCTCGAACGCAACGAGTACGACCGTACCCTCTCGACGCTCTTTGCCCTCGCGTCGAAACTGTCGGCCCTCGAATCCCACAAGACCGAGGACGAACTGGCCGAGAGCGAGGAGTACGCCCGGCTCAAGGACGACTTCGAGCAAACACGGGACCGGATCGCGGAGCTGGAATCCGGGATGACCGAGAACGACTTCGAGGCGGTGTTTTACGACTTCGACCGGGTGGATCTGTAGTCCGATCCCGCCCGTCTCCCCACGCCGCACCCACGAGACGGACGCCCTGCCCGTCGTCGCCGATCCGCGGTCTCGCAAATCGCCCGCCTGGGACGACCACGCCGTCCTCCTTTCGATGATCGTACCAATCGAACTTTGTTTCGCGACGTTGACAGCCGAGTGTATGATACGAGCCGAATTCGGTGTCCGCACGTCCCCGTCGACGCCGCCGACCGACCCGCGGCCGGTCGAGTCGGCGCGTACAGTGCATGGACGAACTCTCGACTCGAACGACACGGAGGGTGTGCGATGAGCGTGAGCAACACCACGGCTGGCGAGTCGTTGGTCGACCTCTCGAAGAGCCCGCTCGGCTACGTCGCCATCGTGTTGGCCGTCGTGACGGGCGTGATCCACCTCTTCCTGGCGCCGCAGGTGATCGGATTCAGTCGGACGCTGGCCATCCTCTTTGCCCTCAACGGCTTGGGCTTTCTGGGTGGGATCGCGATCTACCTAACCCGCTACTGGCGTCGGGAACTGTACCTCGTCGCCGCACTCTATGCCCTCGCGACGGTCGTCGCCCTGTTCGTCTTCCAAGGGTTCGGCGTCGACGCGTTCTACCAGGGAGGTAGTTTGAACCCGATGGCGGTCATCGCCAAGGGTGCCGAAGCGGTGTTGGCCATCGTCACCGGCTACCTCTATACGAGCACGGGGTGACCCCGGCCGTCAGGGTTCCGGCCCGTCGAACACCTTTCCGGGGTTCATGATCCCTGCGGGATCTAGCGCCTCCTTGATCGAGCGCATCGCGTCGACGGCCGCCTCGCCGTGTTCGGCGACGAGGTAGTCCTGTTTGCCGAGGCCGATGCCGTGCTCGCCGGTCGACGTGCCGCCGACTTCGATGGCGTGTTCGACGATCCGCCGCGAGACGTCCTTGCCGTGGGCCACGTCCTCGGGGTCGTCCGGATCGATCATGACCGTGTAGTGGAGGTTGCCGTCGCCGGCGTGGCCGAAACAGGAGATGAGAAAGTCCTCCCGCTCGCCGAGCTCTTTCACGTACCGAACGAGGTCGGGATACTCGCTGATGGGGACGGTCACGTCGCCGGGGGTGAGCGGCGAGAGGTCGTCGTCGTAGGGCTCCAAGGCCTCCGCGAGTTCCCGGCGCGCCGCCCACAGCTCGTCCATCCCGTGTTCGTTTTCGGCCACCTCGAACTCGGTCACCCCGTGGGCCTCGAAGATGGTCCGACAGAACTCGATCTCCTCCTCGATGCCGTGATCGGCGTGGAACTCCACGAACACCATCGGCACGTCCGGGAGGTCGGTGTCGAGGTGGGCGTTCGACATGGCGGCGCTCAGGCGGTCGATCAGTTCGATCTTCGCCACGTCGACCCCGGACCGGACGGCGTCGAAGACGGCCTCCGCGGCGTCGTCGAGCGTCTCGAAGTGGGCTCGGCCGCCCCTGACCTGCTGGGGGCGTCCGGCCAACTGGATCGTCACGCGCGTGATGACGCCCAGCGTCCCCTCGCTGCCGACGATCAGGTCACCTAGGTCGTAGCCCGAGGAGGTCTTGGCCGCCTTGCTCCCGGTCGTGATGACCTCGCCGGTCGGCAGGACGACTTCCATGCCGAGCACCCAGTCGCTCACCTCGCCGTACTTGACGGTCTTCATACCGCTGGCGTCGTTGGCGAGCATCCCGCCGATGGTCGAGATGGCGCCCGAGGAGGGGAGCGCCGGGAGGAACAGGCCGTGTTTCGCCACCGCCTCGTTCACGTCGTCGCCGAGGATTCCCGGCTGGACGTCGATCTGCAGGTCGTCCGGGCGGACGTCGAGGACGGCGTCCATCCGGTTCATATCGAGGGTGATGCCGCCCTCGACGGGGACGGCGTTGCCCTCCAGGCTCGTCCCGGCGGCGTAGGGGGTGACGGGGACGCCGTGTTCGGTCGCCGCACGCAGGACAGCGGCGATGTCGTCGGTCGACTCGGGCCAGACGACGACGTCGGGGCGGACGCCGTCCTCGCGTGCGGTCCCCCAGTCGTGGGAGCGTTCCTCCCGGTCCGCGTCGCCGACCGAGATCTGATCCGCCGCCAGACCCAGGTCGTCGACGAACGTGGTATCGTGTTGCATACTCCCAGTCAGCGGGAGCCCGAGTATTAGACCTGTTGCTCGACGACGGGAACCGGCGGCTATCAGCGCGGAGAATCGGCCACTCGGCTTTTATGCGCCGCGTGTCTTCTCTCCCCAATGTCGCGGCCACGCACCCCCTGGCTGTACCGGTTCGTGCGGGACCGGCAGTCACAGGCCGAGCCGCTCGGGGTGATCCTCGTGATCGGTCTCGTCCTCGTCTCGACGACGGTGGTCGTCACGTTCGGCTTCACCGCCATCGAGGACGTCCAGTCGCGGTCGGAGATCGACCGCGCCGAGAACGGCATGACGCTTTTGGACTCCCGACTGTCGACCGTCGCGCTCGGCGATTCGGAGCGTCAGTCCGTCGACCTCCCCACGTCGAACGGGGGGTACACCGTCGACGAGGACGCGGGAACCATCAAGATCGTCCACCGGAACTACGACGGGAGCAACGACGTCGAGCTGGTGTCGAACACGTCCCTCGGGGCCATCGTCTACCGAAACGAGAACGGCGACGACGCCATCGCCTACCAGGGCGGCGGCGTGTGGCGGCGGTACGACGACGGCTCGACCCGCATGGTCTCGCCGCCGGAGTTTCACTACCGCGAGGGGTCGCTCACCTTCCCGCTCGTCCGCATCCGGGGGAACGGCAGCGCCGCGGGCCGGACCACCGTCGGCGCCAGTACCACGGAGACCAGCACCTCGCTCTATCCCCGCAACGAGACGTACCCGGACGGGACCGAGTACCGGAACCCGGTCGAGAACGGGACCGTGGCGGTCACCATCTGGAGCGAGTACGCCGAGGCGTGGGGGTCGTACTTCGAGACTCGGACCGACGGCAACGTCTCCTATCCGGCACCCAACCAGGTGACGGTCGAACTGATCAGCATCGGCACCCTCGGGGACTTCCAGATGCCACCGGAGACACAGGGGATCACGGTCCGCGGGATGGACGCCGGCCACTCCCTCGACGACTTCTCCTTTACCATCCGCCCGCAGGACACCGAGGAGTCCTCGTTCTCGAACCTCGATTGGTCGTTCTACGCCAAGCAGGGCCAGCGGGAGTTCGAGATTCACGTCGGCGGTAACGGCGTGAACAGCTGTAACGAGGACGTGGCGCTGTCGATCTACTACAGCGACGACGGCGGCGATACCCACCACGGCTGGTACAGCGACAGCTACCTGGAGACGGAGTGTGGCGAGGTGAACGGGAAACCCGCCGACGGCGACGAGATCTGGGTCGACGTCGATCTCACGCCCGAAAACTCGACGGACATGACCTTCCAGAAGGTGAAAAACGACAACGTCCACTTCAAATCCGGCTCGAAGACGCTCGCGAGCGACGCCAAATTCGAGGAGCACTCCCCCGACCCGAACGTCACCTACTCGTCGGGCAACACCGAGAACTTGACGCTCGTCACCAGACATTACTTCGCCCAGATGGGTCCCGACTTCGACCTCGTCGTCGCCGACGGGAACAACGCGGGGATCGGCGAATCCGGCTCCTCGGGCTACATCTACTACGGGGGCAGCGGCAAAGTCGTTACCTACCTCCACATCACGGAACACAACGTGACGGCCACGGTCGGCTGATCAGTCGATCGAGGTACGGATCGTGGTCCGGCTGATCCGGAGGTCGTC is from Haloplanus salinarum and encodes:
- a CDS encoding pyridoxal-phosphate-dependent aminotransferase family protein, with product MKSPPDTSEFDTPSRILMGPGPSMIAPRVLRAMSTQALGYMDPAFLEIMDDIQELLRYTFQTDNEWTLATSGTGTAAMETAIGNLVEPGDTMLVPTNGYFGDRMGKLARRAGGDVVTVDAPWGEPLQPADVADAFDEHQPDVFGFIHAETSTGVRQPNVPELTDIAHDHDALVLADCVTSLSGVELHLDEWGIDAAYGSPQKCLSCTPGATPLTMNDRAREKVLNRETDTGSWYLDLDLVMEYWGDERNYHHTAPTTNFYGLREALRLVAEEGLENRWERHREVAGELREGLQQLGLEPAAEKEYWLPSLNTIEVPDGVDDTAVIEFLMEEYDIEIASGLGALEGDVWRIGCMGYSARRQNVACLLTAMEEALEAQNFDVGEAVIEA
- a CDS encoding DUF7475 family protein; the protein is MSVSNTTAGESLVDLSKSPLGYVAIVLAVVTGVIHLFLAPQVIGFSRTLAILFALNGLGFLGGIAIYLTRYWRRELYLVAALYALATVVALFVFQGFGVDAFYQGGSLNPMAVIAKGAEAVLAIVTGYLYTSTG
- a CDS encoding DUF7289 family protein, which translates into the protein MSRPRTPWLYRFVRDRQSQAEPLGVILVIGLVLVSTTVVVTFGFTAIEDVQSRSEIDRAENGMTLLDSRLSTVALGDSERQSVDLPTSNGGYTVDEDAGTIKIVHRNYDGSNDVELVSNTSLGAIVYRNENGDDAIAYQGGGVWRRYDDGSTRMVSPPEFHYREGSLTFPLVRIRGNGSAAGRTTVGASTTETSTSLYPRNETYPDGTEYRNPVENGTVAVTIWSEYAEAWGSYFETRTDGNVSYPAPNQVTVELISIGTLGDFQMPPETQGITVRGMDAGHSLDDFSFTIRPQDTEESSFSNLDWSFYAKQGQREFEIHVGGNGVNSCNEDVALSIYYSDDGGDTHHGWYSDSYLETECGEVNGKPADGDEIWVDVDLTPENSTDMTFQKVKNDNVHFKSGSKTLASDAKFEEHSPDPNVTYSSGNTENLTLVTRHYFAQMGPDFDLVVADGNNAGIGESGSSGYIYYGGSGKVVTYLHITEHNVTATVG
- a CDS encoding DUF5795 family protein, yielding MSNRVVQGRMVTPERLAELIEGERPMEADGIEDADRACPECGGDVLAVSYMPTVTELITGYKCQDCDWSDADR
- a CDS encoding FAD-binding oxidoreductase, encoding MQHDTTFVDDLGLAADQISVGDADREERSHDWGTAREDGVRPDVVVWPESTDDIAAVLRAATEHGVPVTPYAAGTSLEGNAVPVEGGITLDMNRMDAVLDVRPDDLQIDVQPGILGDDVNEAVAKHGLFLPALPSSGAISTIGGMLANDASGMKTVKYGEVSDWVLGMEVVLPTGEVITTGSKAAKTSSGYDLGDLIVGSEGTLGVITRVTIQLAGRPQQVRGGRAHFETLDDAAEAVFDAVRSGVDVAKIELIDRLSAAMSNAHLDTDLPDVPMVFVEFHADHGIEEEIEFCRTIFEAHGVTEFEVAENEHGMDELWAARRELAEALEPYDDDLSPLTPGDVTVPISEYPDLVRYVKELGEREDFLISCFGHAGDGNLHYTVMIDPDDPEDVAHGKDVSRRIVEHAIEVGGTSTGEHGIGLGKQDYLVAEHGEAAVDAMRSIKEALDPAGIMNPGKVFDGPEP
- a CDS encoding AbrB/MazE/SpoVT family DNA-binding domain-containing protein, producing MSKSTRVTEKGQTTIPKELREKYDLEPGDEVVWMDTEEGIVVKKRTRTSGRGMLLPDDTSEEEREAVAEELEQRVRERRDRNYEEA
- a CDS encoding response regulator, coding for MSSPPCVLVVEDEIELAELFAEWLSEDYEVRVATSGEEALERADEDVDVVLLDRLMPGLSGDEVLERIRDQDLSVRVAMVTAVEPDFDVLEMGFDDYVVKPLFREDVRRLVRGLLERNEYDRTLSTLFALASKLSALESHKTEDELAESEEYARLKDDFEQTRDRIAELESGMTENDFEAVFYDFDRVDL